A genomic stretch from Sphingomonas sp. HDW15A includes:
- the gluQRS gene encoding tRNA glutamyl-Q(34) synthetase GluQRS, with product MSISRFAPSPSGRLHLGHAYSAVIGHDSASKNGGKWLLRIEDLDPGRCRPEFVGGILEDLDWLGLRFDGEPIVQSRRTHLYADALERLRDQGLVYPCFCTRADIAESLTAPHGDAGAAYPGTCRGLPDDPERRASTPHSWRLDSAKALSFASLPSWVEADGVRFQSRESDFGDAILARKDAPSSYHLACVIDDADCRVDFVVRGEDLRPSTPTQRLLQILLGLPQPTYLHHPLVLHADGRRLAKRDLAPTLAAMRGSGVDGLELSGQLKAGLLPLGFAFSNP from the coding sequence GTGAGTATATCACGCTTCGCTCCGTCCCCGTCCGGTCGCCTTCACCTCGGCCATGCCTATTCGGCCGTGATCGGCCATGACTCTGCCAGCAAAAACGGCGGGAAATGGCTGCTTCGGATCGAGGATCTCGACCCCGGGCGCTGCCGTCCGGAGTTCGTCGGCGGCATCCTCGAAGACCTCGATTGGCTTGGGCTCCGCTTCGATGGCGAACCGATCGTCCAGTCCCGACGCACGCACCTCTACGCCGATGCGCTGGAGCGGTTGCGAGATCAGGGGCTGGTCTATCCTTGCTTCTGCACGCGGGCGGACATTGCGGAGTCGCTGACCGCCCCGCACGGTGATGCTGGCGCGGCTTACCCCGGGACCTGCCGTGGCTTGCCCGACGATCCCGAGCGCAGGGCATCGACGCCGCACAGCTGGAGGCTCGACAGTGCCAAGGCGCTGTCCTTCGCAAGCCTGCCATCATGGGTCGAAGCCGACGGCGTGCGCTTCCAGTCGCGCGAAAGCGACTTCGGCGACGCGATCCTGGCGCGGAAGGACGCGCCCTCGTCTTACCACCTCGCCTGCGTGATTGACGATGCCGATTGCCGAGTCGACTTCGTCGTTCGCGGCGAGGACCTGAGGCCGTCCACCCCGACCCAGAGGCTGCTGCAGATCCTGCTGGGACTGCCCCAGCCGACCTACCTCCACCACCCGCTGGTCCTCCACGCGGATGGACGGCGCCTTGCCAAGCGCGACCTCGCGCCGACGCTCGCGGCAATGCGCGGTTCCGGCGTGGATGGACTCGAACTTTCCGGCCAGCTGAAAGCCGGACTCCTGCCCCTAGGATTCGCCTTCTCGAACCCCTAG
- a CDS encoding HNH endonuclease, whose amino-acid sequence MYHTDLLRHPDSCPALVLNADYTPLSYYPLSLWPWQTAVKAMFLERVDVVAHYDREVHSPSQALKLPSVIALRQFVRPNEYPAFTRFNLFLRDRFRCVYCASPKELTFDHVVPRAQGGRTTWENVATACAPCNLKKGGRTPRQAGMQIHREPIRPTSWQLQDHGKSFPPNYLHSSWRDYLYWDVELDP is encoded by the coding sequence GTGTACCACACCGATCTCCTCCGCCACCCGGACAGTTGCCCCGCACTGGTGCTCAACGCCGATTATACTCCGCTGAGCTATTATCCTTTGAGCCTGTGGCCGTGGCAGACGGCGGTCAAGGCGATGTTCCTTGAGCGGGTCGACGTCGTCGCCCATTACGACCGGGAGGTGCACAGCCCAAGCCAGGCGCTGAAGCTCCCTTCCGTCATCGCTCTCCGGCAGTTCGTTCGGCCGAATGAATATCCGGCCTTCACGCGGTTCAACCTGTTCCTCCGCGACCGCTTCCGCTGCGTCTATTGCGCCTCGCCGAAGGAATTGACCTTCGACCATGTCGTTCCGCGCGCCCAGGGTGGCCGGACGACGTGGGAGAATGTCGCGACCGCCTGCGCGCCGTGCAATCTCAAGAAAGGCGGTCGGACCCCACGCCAGGCCGGCATGCAGATCCATCGCGAGCCGATCCGCCCGACGAGCTGGCAACTTCAAGATCACGGCAAGAGCTTTCCGCCCAACTACCTGCATTCGAGCTGGCGCGACTATCTCTACTGGGATGTGGAGCTGGATCCGTAA
- a CDS encoding TlpA disulfide reductase family protein, whose translation MRSIVCLLAVMALAGCDREEAAPPQEANADASAASPGASSGASAVPVKGVDRSKAGTPAPDVTFQNPDGGEFTLSRSKGSPVLVNLWATWCAPCVKELPTLQKLDERHAVNGDLGIMIVSQDMAGKATVDSFLTEKGIKLRSFLDPEMKLSGALGVEVMPTTILYDSNGREVWRYIGDLDWTGEEARKLLAEAAAPKG comes from the coding sequence TTGCGCTCGATCGTCTGTCTCCTCGCCGTTATGGCGCTTGCCGGCTGCGATAGGGAAGAAGCCGCGCCCCCTCAAGAAGCGAACGCCGACGCGAGCGCTGCTTCACCCGGCGCTTCGTCCGGTGCGTCGGCCGTTCCGGTGAAAGGCGTCGACCGCAGTAAGGCCGGCACCCCGGCGCCGGATGTGACTTTCCAGAATCCGGACGGCGGCGAATTTACCCTCTCCAGGTCGAAGGGCAGCCCAGTTCTGGTCAATCTGTGGGCGACATGGTGCGCGCCGTGCGTGAAGGAATTGCCGACGCTCCAGAAGCTCGATGAGCGGCACGCCGTAAATGGCGATCTTGGTATCATGATCGTCAGCCAGGACATGGCGGGCAAAGCGACCGTCGACAGCTTCCTGACCGAAAAGGGGATCAAGCTTCGCTCATTCCTCGATCCGGAAATGAAGCTCAGCGGCGCCCTCGGCGTCGAGGTGATGCCGACCACCATCCTCTATGATTCCAACGGCCGAGAAGTGTGGCGCTACATCGGCGATCTCGATTGGACAGGCGAGGAGGCTAGGAAGCTGCTGGCCGAAGCCGCCGCGCCCAAGGGCTGA
- a CDS encoding UTP--glucose-1-phosphate uridylyltransferase: MTVRKVRKAVFPVAGLGTRLLPATKSIPKEMLTIVDRPLIQYAVDEAREAGIEELIFVTGRGKSALVDYFDMSFELEATMEKAGKSLAPLEPSRAGYGEIASVRQQRPLGLGHAVWCARHVVGDEPFAVLLPDDLMIGKPGALKQMIEAYEQVGGNIVCATDVPRDKTASYGIVTPGAASANRTEVLGLVEKPKPEEAPSTLGVIGRYVLQPDVMRVLDAQEPGSGGEIQLTDAMARLIGKQPFHAVTVEATRYDCGTKLGFVSANLALGLADPEIGEALRQVTAGAK, encoded by the coding sequence ATGACGGTAAGGAAGGTTCGCAAGGCGGTATTCCCGGTCGCAGGACTCGGCACGCGCCTGCTCCCGGCGACGAAATCCATTCCCAAGGAGATGCTGACGATCGTTGATCGCCCGCTAATCCAATATGCCGTCGACGAGGCCCGCGAGGCAGGGATCGAGGAGCTCATCTTCGTCACCGGCCGGGGCAAGTCGGCGCTGGTCGATTATTTTGACATGAGCTTCGAGCTCGAAGCGACCATGGAAAAGGCGGGCAAGAGCCTCGCCCCGCTCGAGCCGTCGCGGGCCGGCTACGGCGAGATCGCCTCGGTCCGTCAGCAGCGGCCTCTGGGCCTCGGCCACGCAGTCTGGTGCGCGCGCCATGTCGTCGGCGACGAGCCGTTCGCGGTCTTGCTTCCGGACGACCTGATGATCGGCAAGCCCGGAGCTCTAAAACAGATGATCGAGGCTTACGAGCAGGTCGGCGGTAACATCGTCTGCGCGACCGACGTGCCGCGCGACAAGACGGCCAGCTACGGGATCGTCACGCCGGGCGCGGCGAGCGCCAACCGCACCGAGGTGCTCGGCCTTGTCGAGAAGCCGAAGCCAGAGGAGGCGCCATCGACGCTGGGAGTCATCGGCCGCTATGTCCTTCAGCCCGACGTGATGCGCGTCCTGGATGCCCAGGAGCCGGGCTCGGGCGGGGAAATCCAGCTGACCGACGCGATGGCCCGGCTGATCGGCAAACAGCCGTTCCACGCCGTGACGGTCGAGGCGACTCGCTACGATTGCGGGACCAAGCTCGGCTTCGTGTCTGCGAACCTCGCGCTCGGTCTGGCCGATCCCGAGATCGGCGAGGCGTTGCGACAGGTGACGGCCGGCGCGAAGTAA
- a CDS encoding HIG1 domain-containing protein, producing the protein MNVLLIIALIAAMGATAYVLVRGVMAMASGKDISGQQQQNYMQKRVLYQGIAIVIVVLLLVLAGGRG; encoded by the coding sequence ATGAACGTCCTCCTAATCATCGCGTTGATCGCTGCCATGGGCGCGACCGCTTACGTTCTCGTCCGTGGCGTGATGGCCATGGCTTCCGGCAAGGACATCTCCGGGCAACAACAGCAAAACTACATGCAGAAGCGGGTGCTTTACCAGGGCATCGCGATCGTCATCGTGGTCCTGCTTCTGGTGCTGGCCGGAGGCAGGGGCTAG
- a CDS encoding cob(I)yrinic acid a,c-diamide adenosyltransferase — translation MVKLNKIYTRTGDDGHAGLVDGSRVSKAGLRMVAIGEVDEANSTIGVAIASLGNGELGRDLRLIQNELFDLGADLATPGDIEGALRILPDQVERLERQIDEINAGLAPLTSFILPGGSMAAASLYLARAVVRRSERAAVALNESEPVNPHAIAYLNRLSDHLFVSARWIAASDGGDVLWQPGATRNR, via the coding sequence CTGGTCAAGCTCAACAAAATCTATACGCGGACCGGCGATGACGGCCATGCCGGGCTGGTCGACGGCAGCCGCGTCAGCAAAGCCGGGCTGCGAATGGTTGCCATCGGCGAGGTCGACGAGGCGAACAGCACGATCGGCGTCGCCATCGCTTCGCTGGGCAACGGGGAACTCGGCCGCGACCTCCGGCTGATCCAAAACGAACTGTTCGATCTCGGCGCCGACCTCGCAACGCCAGGCGACATCGAAGGCGCTCTTCGAATCCTGCCTGACCAGGTCGAGCGGCTGGAACGCCAGATCGATGAGATAAACGCCGGTCTTGCGCCCCTCACCAGCTTCATCCTGCCTGGCGGTTCCATGGCAGCCGCGAGCCTTTACCTTGCGCGGGCGGTCGTCCGCCGGTCCGAGCGCGCGGCGGTTGCGCTGAACGAGTCCGAGCCGGTCAACCCGCACGCCATCGCCTATCTCAATCGGCTGTCGGACCATTTGTTCGTTTCCGCGCGTTGGATCGCGGCATCGGACGGAGGGGACGTGCTGTGGCAACCCGGCGCCACCAGGAACAGATAG
- the argH gene encoding argininosuccinate lyase yields the protein MWGGRFAGGPAAVMREINASIAIDRRLWRQDIAASKAHAAMLAAQGILSAEDADAIRSGLDSVAEEIAAGKLTEDPALEDIHMHVEHRLSELIGPAAGRLHTARSRNDQVATDFKLFVRDCIDESLAGIDALEEALLDRAEEHSGTVMPGFTHLQSGQPVTLGHHLMAYVAMLGRDRSRFADARKRMNESPLGSAALAGTGFDLDRNATASALGFDRPTENSLDAVSDRDFAIDYLHAAALCSVHLSRLAEEIILWASQPFGFVKLPDAWSTGSSIMPNKRNPDAAELVRGHSARITGDLVALLVLLKGLPLAYAKDLQDDKPPLFDAHDLLSLSLAAMAGMVADLEFVPEKMRSVAAAGHATATDLADWLVAKADVPFREAHHIAGSAVAAAEAAGKALDELSIEELQAVDSRITNDVLPLLAVESSVASRRSAGGTAPERVAEAIRAVREARGRR from the coding sequence ATGTGGGGCGGGCGCTTTGCTGGCGGCCCGGCCGCTGTGATGCGCGAGATTAATGCCTCGATCGCGATTGACAGGAGGCTATGGCGGCAGGATATCGCCGCGTCAAAGGCGCATGCCGCGATGCTTGCCGCACAGGGCATTTTGAGCGCAGAGGACGCCGACGCAATCCGGAGCGGACTCGACAGCGTCGCCGAGGAGATTGCGGCGGGCAAGCTCACAGAGGATCCGGCGCTCGAAGACATTCACATGCATGTCGAGCATCGCCTGTCCGAATTGATCGGACCGGCCGCGGGCCGGCTCCACACCGCCCGGTCGCGCAACGACCAGGTGGCGACGGACTTCAAGCTGTTCGTCCGCGATTGCATCGACGAATCGCTGGCTGGGATTGACGCGCTCGAGGAAGCACTACTCGATCGGGCCGAGGAGCATTCCGGAACGGTCATGCCCGGCTTCACCCATTTGCAGTCGGGCCAGCCGGTGACACTTGGTCATCATCTGATGGCCTATGTCGCGATGCTCGGCCGCGACCGCAGCCGCTTCGCCGATGCGCGCAAGCGGATGAACGAAAGCCCGCTTGGCAGCGCGGCGCTGGCCGGGACCGGTTTCGATCTGGATCGTAACGCAACCGCCTCCGCCCTCGGTTTCGACCGGCCGACCGAAAACAGCCTCGACGCAGTCAGCGACCGCGACTTCGCCATCGACTATCTCCACGCCGCTGCGCTTTGCAGCGTTCACCTGTCGCGACTCGCCGAAGAGATTATCCTGTGGGCCTCGCAACCGTTCGGGTTCGTCAAACTGCCCGATGCCTGGTCGACCGGAAGCTCGATCATGCCCAACAAGCGCAATCCCGACGCCGCCGAGCTGGTGCGCGGCCATAGCGCCCGGATCACCGGCGACCTCGTGGCTCTGCTCGTGCTGCTGAAGGGGTTGCCGCTCGCTTATGCCAAGGACTTGCAGGACGACAAGCCGCCGCTTTTCGACGCTCACGACCTGCTGTCGCTGAGCCTCGCGGCAATGGCCGGAATGGTCGCCGACCTGGAATTCGTGCCCGAGAAGATGCGCTCGGTTGCCGCAGCCGGCCATGCAACCGCGACCGACCTTGCCGACTGGCTGGTGGCCAAGGCCGACGTGCCATTCCGCGAAGCGCACCATATCGCGGGAAGCGCGGTCGCCGCAGCGGAAGCCGCCGGGAAGGCGCTCGACGAGCTCAGCATCGAAGAGCTTCAGGCCGTCGATTCGCGGATTACAAATGACGTGTTGCCGCTGCTGGCGGTCGAATCGTCGGTCGCCTCTCGACGCTCCGCTGGCGGGACCGCTCCGGAGCGGGTAGCAGAGGCGATCCGGGCCGTTCGTGAGGCCCGAGGGAGACGATGA